The Amycolatopsis tolypomycina region GACCAGGGACTCGTCGGCGGCGTACATCCCGATCTCGTAGCGGACGCTGGACTTCCCGAGGTGCGCCACCCGCAAACCGACCTTCATCGACCCAGGAAAGGACACCGATGAGTGATACGCACAGTGCGACTCGACGCACAGCCCGATCACCGCCCCGGTCTCGATGTCGAGGCTGCCCTGCTCGATGAGCCACGTGTTGATCACCGTGTCCATCAATGAGTAGTGGACGACGTTGTTGACGTGTCCGTAGACGTCGTTGTCCTTCCAGCGCAACGGCACCGTCTGCCAGTGCGGATACCCGTTCACCACAGCGACACCGATCCGCGGAGGATCTCGGACAGGTCGTCCGCGGATGCCTCGCGTGGTGCGGTGGCCAGCAGCCGCTGCTGCTTGAGGGTTCCCTCCACGAGGGAGTCCACATCGGACTCCGTGTAACCGACGGCGCCGATGCCGTCCGGGATGCCGATTTGCCGCACCAGGTCGATCAGCACCGCGGGCAGGTGGTCGGCGAAGTCGCCGGGCCACTCGAAGTCGGGTGCCAGGAGGCGGGCGACGCGCAGGTGGCGGTCCGGTGCCGCGTCGAAGGTGAAGCGGAACGCGGCGGGCGCTGTCAGGGAGACGGCCATGCCGTGCGGCACCATGGGTTCTTCGCCCGGGTAGCCGTCCGGGTGGAAATCCCTCACCTGGCCGGCGATCGGATAGGCGTTCGCGTGCGGGATGTGCACGCCGGCGTTGCCGAACCCGAGCCCGGCGAACGTCGCGGCTAGGGCCATGGCCTCGCGGGCCTTGACGTCGGAACCGTCGCGCACGGCGGCCGGGAGGGCCCACGACAGCAACCGGAGTGACTGCTCGGCGAACATGTCGGCCAGCGGGTTCGCGCCGCAGTACGGCACGCGCAGTTCCGGGCGCTTGCGCTCGAACTCGGTGTACGGCTTGGCGGTGTAGCTCTCGGCCGCGTGGCAAAGGATGTCCATGCCGCTGGCGGCCGTCACCGCGGGTGGCTGGCTGACGGTGAGCCGGGGGTCGACAACCGCCAGGGTCGGGCGCAGCCGGAGGTGGCTGATTCCGCTCTTGACGCGCAGGGACAGCACGTCCAGGACGCAGACCGTGGTGCTCTCCGAGCCCGTGCCGGTGGTGGTGGGCACCGCGACCAGCGGCTTCAACGGCCTGGCTGGGGCGCGGCCGCCGCCGACGGGGGCGTTGACGTAGTCCATCAGGTCGCCGTCGTTGCTCGTCAAGAGGTTCGCGGCCTTGGCTGTGTCGATCGCTGAGCCGCCGCCGACGGCGACGAAGGCGTCGTACGGGCCGGTTCCGCGGGCGAAGTCAACCGCCTTCTGCATGCTGACATCGGTGGGCTCGACGTGTACGCCGTCGAAGATCTCGGCCTGGATGCCGTAGCCCGCTATGCCGTCGGCTATGCGCTGGGGCCAGCCCGTCGCGGCGACCTGGGGGTCCGTCACCACGAGCACGCGGTGGGCGCCGTACTGGGTGAGGTCGTAGCCGATCTCGTCGCTGGCTCCGGTGCCGTACTTCAACGCCGGTGCGCCATAAGTAAAAACAGTTTCATGTTCGGTGGCGGTCAAGCGGTGGTCCTCGCTCCCTTGATCGGCTGACAGTCGGTCAAAGCGGACATTCGGCCTATCCTTGTCCGGTTTCGGTGAAGATCACTTGACTGCACTGAACGGTGCCCGCCTAAGCTCTCCTCATTAGATACCAACTGGGAGCGACCGTCGCCCAGACGGCCGTGCGGATCCTGACCGAGGCGCGTGTCCGCCGTGTGTACGCGGTGGTCGGTGAGTCCTTCCTGGAGCTGCTCGACGCCCTGCAGCGGGAGCGGGAGATCACGCTGGTCTCGGCGCGCCACGATGCGGGCGCGGCGTTCATGGCGGAGGCCGAAGGGAAGCTCACCGAACGTCCCGCCGTGCTGCTCGCCAGCCGGGGGCCGAGCGCGGCGAGCCTCGCCATCGGCGTCCAAACGGCGTACCAGGACGAGACACCGATGGTCGTGCTGCTGGAGACGCCGGCGATCGAACCCGTGCCGTCTTCGTCCGGGGAGCTGCCGACTTCCGACCTGACAGCCATGTTCGAGTCGATCGCCAAGTCGACATTGCGGGTGACCGACCCGGACGGGCTGCCGGGGCTGCTCGCGCACGCGCTGACGACGTCGCAGGAAGGGCGGCCCGGACCGGTCGTGCTCGGCGTGCCCTGTGACATCTGGGGGATGCCCTACGACGCGGCGAAGCCGATGGCGCGGGTGCGGCCGCCGGCGTCCGGGACGCTGGGCCGTTCGGCGGACGCCGTGGCGCAGCTGGTGGACGAGGCCAAGTACCCCGTCGTCATCGTCGGGGGGCGGGCGCGGTCGGCTCGGGACGAGCTGATCGCCGTTGCCGACGAGCTCGCGCTGCCCGTCTACAACGCCTTCCGGCGGCAGGACGCCTTCCCGGAAAACCATGCCCGCTACGCCGGTCACCTCGGGCTCGGCATCCCGGCCCGGCAGCTGGACGCGCTCGAGCGCGCCGACCTGGTGCTCGCGCTCGGCACCCAGCTCGACGAGGTGACGACGCAGGCCTACCGGTACCCGACCGCGCAGCAGACGCTGGTCATGGTCGGCACCGGCATCGATGTCAGCCCGAAACGGCGGGGGCTGACCTTCCGCGTCGACTCCGAGGTCGAGCCGTTCCTGCGGGAGCTGCGGGAGGTGGCGTCGCCGCGGACGAGGCGGGCTTCGGCGGCGAACGCGGCCGTCCACACCTTCATGACCCCGCCCGACACCAGCGGGAACACGCGGGTGCACCCCGTCGACGTCGTCCGCGCGCTGCGGAAGCTGGCGCCCGAGGACACCATCGTGACCAGCGACGCGGGGAACTTCGCGCAGTTCATGCACCGCTACTGGTGCTTCACGGCACCGCGCAGCCAGCTCGGTCCGAGCAACGCCGCGATGGGGTACGCCGTGCCGGCGGCCGTTGCCGCGAAACTCGCCGAGCCGCGGCGGACCGTCGTGGCCATGGTCGGGGACGCCGGGACGCTGATGACCGGGCAGGAGATCGAAACGGCCGTCCGGTACCGGGCGCCGGTGATGGTGGTCGTCTTCCAGAACGGCGTGCACGGCGCCCTCGCGATGCACCAGGCCCGCACGTACGGCCGGCTCACCGGGGTCTCCATCCCGCTGACCGACTTCGCGTCCTGGGCGCGTGGACTGGGCGCGGCCGGGTACACCGTGGACGATCGAGAAGAACTCGAGCCCATCATCGCCAGCGCGCTCGTGCGGCAGCGGCCGTGCGTCATCGACGTGCGGACGGACCCCGACGTCGTTACTCCGGACGTGCGGATCTCGGCCCTGCTCGCGCAGGCACGTCCGCAACCTCCCGTCCAGTAACGGTTTTGCTCTGTTTCGTTCCGGAAAAGCTGGGAATGTCGTGTGGTAGCAGGGCGTTGGCTCGGGTAGCCTGACGGTGTTCCGGTGGTGGTTCGCCGCTGAACCTTCCCGGCCGGGTCCCGGCGGGAGACAACCGGTTTCTGTCGGTGCCGCATGGCACCATCACGGTCATGACCCGCGCCGAAGCGGGCAGGGAACGAGGGGAGTTTCGACGTGACCGATCACCAGCACGCATCCGAACCGCGGAAGTCCTCCGGCGTCGTGCCGGTGCTGTTCAGCGCCAGCTCAGAGGCCCACGACGACGCCGTGGTCGCCGCCGATCGGGACGCCACCTGGCGCTCGCCGTTCGCCACCGAGGGGCTGCGCCCGGCGAGTGGCGAATAGCTCACCTCGCCCGGGTGAAGATGGCTTGTCCGCCCTGGTCAAGTTGTGCTTTACTGCCTAAGGTCTCGATTTTTGTGTTCGTGATGCTTCACGCTCGCAGAACTCAGCGGGCGTAGTGTCTCCTCACCGAGGAAGCAAACCGTCCGGGTGCTGACCCGGGTCGCCGAAGTGGCTTCCTGTTTTGGTGTTACACATGGAGATTTTTGATGACTCAGGGCACTGTGAAGTGGTTCAACTCCGAGAAGGGGTTCGGCTTCATCACCCCCGACAACGGTGGCGGCGACGTCTTCGTTCACTACAGCGAGATCCAGGGTAACGGCTTCCGTACCCTCGAGGAGAACGCTCGCGTCGAGTTCGAGATCGGCCAGGGCCAGAAGGGCCCGCAGGCCACGTCGGTCACCGTGATCTGACTTTGATCTTGGGAAAGGGCCGTCACCCGTTCGGGGTGGCGGCCCTTTTCGTAGGCTGCGCACCATGATCGAGCACGTTTACACCGTTTCCGGGATGAGCTGCGGGCACTGCGCCCAGTCGGTGACCGAGGAAATCACCGCACTGCCCGGAGTGGCCGAAGTGGACGTCGACGTCCCGGCCGGCCGGGTCACCGTGCGCGCCGAGGCCGCTCTCGTCGAAGACGACGTCCGGGCCGCGGTCGCGGGAGCCGGTTTCACTTTCGAAGGCGCCGTCGACCTGGTTCCGTAGCGCCGGGAACTCGCCCCGGTTGGTTCTTCACCGCCCGCGACTCCAGGTTGGACTGTCCACTGGAGATCACCAGGTGAGACGCGCGGATGTGATCTGCGTCGCTTCCCGAGGGCTACGACAGACACTGCAACGCCCTGCAACCCTTCCGCTCCGCCCGATCGCGGAGTCTCCTGTTCTCCGGTGAAAGAATGGGAGGTCAGGTGGGTGAAACGGTGGCGGGGATCGTCGCGAACCCCGCTTCGGGGCGGGACATCCGCCGGCTGGTCGCGCAGGCGTCGGTGTTCCCCACCGCGGAAAAGGCGAACATGGTTCAGCGGCTGCTGGCGGCGTTCGCCGTCACCGGGCTCGATCGCGCCCTCGTCTCGACCGACCTCGGCGGCATCTCCGCCGCTGTCCTGCGCGCCCTCGGCCGCGGTGGCAGCTGGCCGAAGGTCGACTTCTGCGAGGACGACCCGATCACCGGCACCGCGGCCGACACCACGAACGCCGTGCGCCGGATGGTCGAGGCCGGCGCCGGGGTCATCGTCGTCCTCGGTGGGGACGGGACCGCCCGCGTGGCCGCCGCGGCCTGCGAAGACGTCCCGCTCCTCGCCCTCTCCACCGGGACCAACAACGCCTTCCCGCAGATGCGGGAGGCGACCGTCGCCGGGCTGGCCGCCGGGTTG contains the following coding sequences:
- a CDS encoding cold-shock protein, with protein sequence MTQGTVKWFNSEKGFGFITPDNGGGDVFVHYSEIQGNGFRTLEENARVEFEIGQGQKGPQATSVTVI
- a CDS encoding thiamine pyrophosphate-binding protein, which gives rise to MGATVAQTAVRILTEARVRRVYAVVGESFLELLDALQREREITLVSARHDAGAAFMAEAEGKLTERPAVLLASRGPSAASLAIGVQTAYQDETPMVVLLETPAIEPVPSSSGELPTSDLTAMFESIAKSTLRVTDPDGLPGLLAHALTTSQEGRPGPVVLGVPCDIWGMPYDAAKPMARVRPPASGTLGRSADAVAQLVDEAKYPVVIVGGRARSARDELIAVADELALPVYNAFRRQDAFPENHARYAGHLGLGIPARQLDALERADLVLALGTQLDEVTTQAYRYPTAQQTLVMVGTGIDVSPKRRGLTFRVDSEVEPFLRELREVASPRTRRASAANAAVHTFMTPPDTSGNTRVHPVDVVRALRKLAPEDTIVTSDAGNFAQFMHRYWCFTAPRSQLGPSNAAMGYAVPAAVAAKLAEPRRTVVAMVGDAGTLMTGQEIETAVRYRAPVMVVVFQNGVHGALAMHQARTYGRLTGVSIPLTDFASWARGLGAAGYTVDDREELEPIIASALVRQRPCVIDVRTDPDVVTPDVRISALLAQARPQPPVQ
- a CDS encoding hydroxyacid-oxoacid transhydrogenase; translation: MTATEHETVFTYGAPALKYGTGASDEIGYDLTQYGAHRVLVVTDPQVAATGWPQRIADGIAGYGIQAEIFDGVHVEPTDVSMQKAVDFARGTGPYDAFVAVGGGSAIDTAKAANLLTSNDGDLMDYVNAPVGGGRAPARPLKPLVAVPTTTGTGSESTTVCVLDVLSLRVKSGISHLRLRPTLAVVDPRLTVSQPPAVTAASGMDILCHAAESYTAKPYTEFERKRPELRVPYCGANPLADMFAEQSLRLLSWALPAAVRDGSDVKAREAMALAATFAGLGFGNAGVHIPHANAYPIAGQVRDFHPDGYPGEEPMVPHGMAVSLTAPAAFRFTFDAAPDRHLRVARLLAPDFEWPGDFADHLPAVLIDLVRQIGIPDGIGAVGYTESDVDSLVEGTLKQQRLLATAPREASADDLSEILRGSVSLW
- a CDS encoding heavy-metal-associated domain-containing protein, which encodes MIEHVYTVSGMSCGHCAQSVTEEITALPGVAEVDVDVPAGRVTVRAEAALVEDDVRAAVAGAGFTFEGAVDLVP
- a CDS encoding acyl-CoA thioesterase — its product is MVNGYPHWQTVPLRWKDNDVYGHVNNVVHYSLMDTVINTWLIEQGSLDIETGAVIGLCVESHCAYHSSVSFPGSMKVGLRVAHLGKSSVRYEIGMYAADESLVAEGHFVHVFVDRESRRPTPVSGKLREALEALQPA